The following are encoded in a window of Aerococcus sanguinicola genomic DNA:
- the dhaK gene encoding dihydroxyacetone kinase subunit DhaK — protein MKKIINQASDVVDEMLSGMVLANPKIERIEDTGILLAKDRPDQVSVISGGGSGHEPSHAGFIGDGMLMGAVCGQVFTSPTSDQVYRAIQEANQGQGVMLVIKNYSGDIMNFEMAMEMAEMDDIPVAKVVVDDDIAVEDSDFTQGKRGVAGTVFVHKILGAAARSGASLEDLASLGQQVVDHLSSIGLALSGATVPESGKQGFNLADDEIEFGVGIHGEPGYKREKLQPSRAMAQEMLEKLKAYNHWQAGDRYAILVNGMGATPLMEQYIFLNDVMGLLADEDLDIAFTKVGNLMTSIDMAGISLTFLKLEDDWLDLLQADVDVEGW, from the coding sequence ATGAAAAAGATTATCAACCAAGCTTCGGATGTGGTCGATGAGATGCTTTCGGGCATGGTTCTGGCCAATCCCAAGATCGAGCGGATTGAGGATACAGGAATCCTCCTAGCCAAGGACCGGCCCGACCAAGTTTCGGTCATTAGTGGTGGGGGCAGCGGGCACGAGCCTAGCCATGCCGGCTTTATTGGGGATGGCATGCTGATGGGAGCGGTTTGTGGCCAGGTCTTCACTTCGCCAACTTCCGACCAGGTTTACCGGGCCATCCAGGAAGCCAACCAGGGCCAGGGAGTCATGCTGGTGATCAAGAATTATTCGGGGGATATCATGAACTTCGAGATGGCCATGGAGATGGCGGAGATGGACGATATTCCGGTGGCTAAGGTGGTCGTGGATGACGACATTGCGGTGGAAGATTCCGACTTCACCCAGGGCAAGCGCGGGGTGGCTGGCACTGTCTTCGTTCATAAGATTCTTGGCGCTGCTGCCCGGTCTGGAGCCAGTCTGGAAGACTTAGCCAGCCTGGGTCAGCAGGTAGTCGATCATTTATCCTCCATCGGCCTAGCCTTGTCTGGCGCCACAGTCCCAGAGTCCGGCAAGCAAGGCTTCAACTTGGCCGATGATGAGATCGAGTTCGGGGTCGGCATCCACGGTGAGCCCGGCTACAAACGCGAAAAACTCCAACCTTCCCGGGCGATGGCCCAAGAAATGTTGGAGAAGCTGAAGGCCTATAACCACTGGCAGGCCGGGGACCGCTATGCCATCCTCGTCAACGGCATGGGGGCTACGCCGCTGATGGAGCAATATATCTTTTTAAATGATGTGATGGGCCTCCTAGCAGACGAGGACTTGGACATTGCCTTCACCAAGGTCGGTAACCTGATGACCTCGATTGATATGGCAGGGATTTCCCTGACTTTCTTAAAATTAGAAGACGATTGGCTGGACCTACTCCAAGCCGATGTTGACGTGGAAGGATGGTAG
- the rplS gene encoding 50S ribosomal protein L19, which yields MSKLIESITNEQLRSDIPDFRPGDTVRVHAKVVEGDRERIQIFEGVVIKRRGQGISETYTVRKISSGVGVERTFPVHTPRVDQIEVIRQGKVRRAKLYYLRDRHGKAARIAERRRK from the coding sequence ATGAGTAAATTAATTGAAAGCATTACAAATGAACAATTACGTTCTGATATCCCAGACTTCCGTCCTGGTGACACCGTTCGTGTCCACGCTAAGGTTGTCGAAGGTGACCGTGAACGTATCCAGATCTTCGAAGGTGTTGTCATCAAACGCCGCGGCCAAGGTATCAGCGAAACTTACACTGTTCGTAAGATTTCTAGTGGTGTTGGTGTGGAACGGACTTTCCCAGTTCATACCCCACGTGTTGACCAAATCGAAGTGATCCGTCAAGGTAAAGTTCGTCGTGCGAAATTATACTACTTACGTGATCGTCACGGTAAGGCAGCTCGGATTGCTGAACGCCGTCGTAAATAG
- a CDS encoding glycine zipper family protein — protein sequence MKDNLELWIGLGLIFGVVFGVLTGRLGIGIGFGLIIGASVGVAFEGDE from the coding sequence ATGAAGGATAACTTGGAATTGTGGATTGGTTTAGGATTAATTTTTGGAGTAGTTTTCGGTGTATTAACAGGTAGACTCGGGATTGGAATAGGTTTTGGTTTAATCATCGGAGCTTCTGTAGGTGTTGCTTTTGAAGGGGATGAATAG
- the dhaM gene encoding dihydroxyacetone kinase phosphoryl donor subunit DhaM, translated as MTSAILLVSHVEGLAQGVVDLLEEVAKDVEIIQAAGLDDGGIGTSFERIQAAIEASQADQIYAFYDLGSAKMNLEMVQEMSDKKITIYDTAFVEGAYNAAALTQAGLNQEEMEKQLKDLVVK; from the coding sequence ATGACTAGCGCCATTCTTTTAGTTTCCCACGTGGAAGGCCTAGCCCAGGGTGTGGTTGACCTCTTGGAAGAAGTAGCTAAGGACGTCGAAATTATCCAGGCCGCTGGGCTAGATGATGGTGGCATCGGGACCTCCTTCGAACGGATCCAAGCTGCCATCGAGGCCTCCCAAGCCGACCAGATCTACGCCTTCTATGACCTCGGCTCAGCCAAGATGAACCTGGAAATGGTCCAGGAAATGTCCGACAAAAAAATCACCATCTATGACACTGCCTTTGTCGAAGGTGCCTACAACGCCGCTGCCCTCACCCAGGCCGGTTTGAACCAGGAAGAAATGGAAAAACAGTTGAAAGATTTAGTGGTTAAATAA
- a CDS encoding FAD-dependent oxidoreductase, translating into MKVVVVGTSHAGYEMVQTLLKADQDIEIDLYESGSTMSFLSCGIQSYLEGKSDHLDDLHYATEDSYKKQGINAYTNSQVVAIDSDAKEVTVKDDQGEHQVSYDKLFLSPGAVPVELPIEGTDLDHVYYLRGRDWADRVKKRMAEAKEAVVVGGGYIGIEAAEAFTKAGIKTTVIDSQDRILPTYLDKEFTEVLEAHAADKGLDFHGNECVQSIEGKDGQVAKVITDKGEYPADTVLFAVGVKPNTEWLKGTLELDDKGFVKVNEYLESSVKDIYVAGDATEIPFTPTGKGKAIALASNARRQAVTAAQNIIAGENKVKSPSVNGTSGLALFDYHFAATGVKDCDKAEVDGEVESQFLQIPVLPKFMKDDQDVFMKIHYRKDDHKLVGAQIMSTVNLARDINTLSVAISAGWTLEDLALADFFFQPEYDNTWHYFNQVAQEALGQRFGSDKQLF; encoded by the coding sequence ATGAAAGTTGTTGTTGTTGGGACATCCCATGCAGGTTACGAAATGGTTCAAACCTTACTCAAGGCAGACCAAGATATCGAAATCGATCTCTACGAAAGTGGATCGACTATGTCCTTCCTGTCCTGTGGGATCCAGTCTTACTTAGAAGGCAAGTCCGATCATCTGGATGACCTCCACTATGCGACAGAAGACTCTTACAAGAAACAAGGTATCAATGCCTACACCAATAGCCAAGTGGTTGCTATTGACAGTGATGCAAAAGAAGTGACTGTTAAAGATGACCAAGGCGAACACCAAGTCAGCTATGACAAGCTCTTCTTAAGTCCAGGGGCTGTTCCGGTTGAACTCCCTATTGAAGGGACTGACCTCGACCACGTCTACTATCTGCGGGGCCGTGACTGGGCAGACCGCGTCAAAAAACGCATGGCTGAAGCCAAAGAAGCAGTCGTTGTGGGTGGCGGCTACATTGGGATCGAAGCAGCTGAAGCCTTCACCAAGGCTGGTATTAAGACAACTGTGATCGACAGCCAAGACCGCATCTTACCAACTTACCTGGACAAGGAATTCACCGAAGTCCTCGAAGCCCATGCAGCTGATAAAGGGCTCGACTTCCACGGCAATGAATGCGTCCAATCCATCGAAGGCAAAGATGGCCAAGTTGCCAAAGTGATTACAGACAAGGGTGAATACCCTGCCGACACTGTTCTCTTCGCTGTTGGGGTTAAACCAAACACCGAATGGCTCAAGGGTACCCTGGAATTGGATGACAAGGGCTTCGTTAAAGTCAACGAATACCTGGAATCCTCTGTGAAAGACATCTATGTTGCCGGTGATGCGACTGAAATCCCCTTTACCCCAACTGGTAAAGGCAAGGCCATCGCTCTCGCCAGCAATGCCCGCCGCCAAGCCGTTACAGCTGCCCAAAACATCATTGCTGGGGAAAATAAAGTCAAATCACCTAGCGTCAACGGGACTAGCGGCTTAGCCCTCTTCGACTACCACTTTGCGGCAACGGGGGTTAAGGATTGCGACAAGGCAGAAGTAGACGGTGAAGTGGAAAGTCAATTCCTACAAATTCCTGTCCTGCCTAAATTTATGAAAGACGACCAAGATGTCTTCATGAAGATCCACTACCGCAAGGACGACCACAAATTAGTTGGGGCACAAATCATGTCCACCGTCAACTTAGCACGGGACATCAACACCCTATCCGTTGCCATCTCAGCCGGTTGGACCCTCGAAGATCTCGCCTTAGCCGACTTCTTCTTCCAACCCGAATACGACAACACCTGGCACTACTTCAACCAAGTCGCCCAAGAAGCACTCGGTCAACGCTTCGGCAGCGACAAACAATTGTTTTAA
- the dhaL gene encoding dihydroxyacetone kinase subunit DhaL: protein MSQEQAVREALSLFSQKVTENKDYLSELDTPIGDGDHGGNMKRGVDALQEKLDDQAEDASVVDLLKAAAMAMMSKVGGASGPLYGTAFLEMAKALQGQAGDWGAAIQAAADGIAKRGHAQAGDKTMLDVWLPAAEAAQEGKLTADQIDSWVQATEDMQARKGRASYVGERSVGHIDPGAMSTAYWLKALVEAGVLND, encoded by the coding sequence ATGAGTCAAGAACAAGCAGTGCGCGAGGCTTTAAGCCTTTTTAGCCAAAAAGTTACGGAAAACAAGGACTATTTGTCCGAACTCGATACGCCAATCGGGGACGGGGACCATGGTGGCAACATGAAGCGGGGCGTGGATGCCCTCCAAGAGAAGCTGGACGACCAAGCGGAGGATGCCTCAGTGGTGGACCTCTTAAAGGCGGCAGCCATGGCGATGATGTCCAAGGTTGGCGGGGCTTCGGGTCCGCTCTACGGGACGGCCTTCTTGGAGATGGCCAAGGCCTTGCAGGGTCAAGCGGGCGACTGGGGAGCCGCTATCCAGGCAGCAGCAGATGGGATCGCCAAGCGCGGCCATGCCCAAGCTGGGGACAAGACCATGCTGGATGTCTGGCTGCCCGCTGCGGAAGCTGCCCAGGAAGGAAAGCTGACCGCGGATCAGATCGACAGCTGGGTTCAAGCGACAGAGGACATGCAGGCGCGCAAAGGTCGGGCTTCCTATGTGGGCGAACGGTCAGTTGGCCACATCGATCCCGGAGCTATGTCCACCGCTTACTGGCTCAAGGCCCTAGTGGAAGCAGGTGTTCTCAATGACTAG
- the tpiA gene encoding triose-phosphate isomerase, which produces MVKTIIAGNWKLNKTAGEAKSFIDDLKAQVDADVDADVVVIPPALFVADAVERTQDSALKVGAQNCYSEDSGAFTGETSPAALSDLGVDYVVLGHSERREIFKETDEEINAKVKAALDNKLTPILCVGETLEQREANEYVAFITEQLKAALKGLDANDISQVVFAYEPIWAIGTGKTASAQDAEEVCAEIRQVIAELTSEDVAKEASILYGGSVKAANAKEILSQDNINGVLVGGASLEVDSFTGIIDAVK; this is translated from the coding sequence TTGGTTAAGACAATTATTGCCGGAAACTGGAAATTAAACAAGACTGCTGGGGAAGCGAAAAGCTTCATCGATGACTTAAAAGCCCAAGTGGACGCTGACGTGGACGCTGATGTGGTCGTTATCCCACCTGCCCTCTTCGTAGCTGACGCTGTGGAACGCACTCAAGATTCTGCCCTTAAAGTGGGAGCCCAAAACTGCTACTCTGAAGATAGCGGTGCCTTCACAGGCGAAACTAGCCCTGCTGCCTTGAGCGACCTCGGCGTAGACTATGTGGTCCTCGGCCACTCCGAACGCCGCGAAATCTTCAAAGAAACTGACGAAGAGATCAACGCTAAGGTGAAAGCTGCCTTAGACAACAAGTTGACCCCTATCCTCTGTGTGGGTGAAACGCTTGAACAACGTGAAGCTAATGAATACGTGGCCTTCATCACGGAACAATTAAAGGCTGCCCTCAAAGGCTTAGACGCTAATGACATCTCACAAGTTGTCTTCGCTTACGAACCCATCTGGGCGATCGGAACTGGTAAGACAGCTTCTGCCCAAGACGCAGAAGAAGTCTGTGCAGAAATCCGTCAAGTCATTGCGGAATTGACTTCAGAAGATGTCGCTAAAGAAGCCAGCATCCTCTACGGCGGTTCTGTTAAAGCCGCTAACGCCAAAGAAATCCTATCCCAAGACAACATCAACGGCGTGCTCGTTGGTGGCGCCAGCCTAGAAGTTGACAGCTTCACTGGGATTATTGATGCGGTTAAATAA
- a CDS encoding CPBP family intramembrane glutamic endopeptidase encodes MTEEYTTEEKGWGQRFLDILKWLGLMVWGTLPMGLMLVVNGNSHRLSWPVVAILTLLVLLFAYVTYRFLYNFYYKRAQGKDNFDRLGWKDVGIVFLYYIGVRVAVVVLTMANQAVYETGVSANDQMLFSGNPDLVSPISNIAFFIMMGFAVPFLEELVFRGIFQHLFFKAESFWWPLVLSSVIFGLNHLSSNIVEAVMYIIIGVALYLVYRRRNNIKDAILLHMMNNGFAAIILLGSYLFHILG; translated from the coding sequence ATGACTGAAGAATATACGACGGAAGAGAAGGGCTGGGGGCAGCGCTTCTTGGATATTTTGAAATGGCTTGGCTTAATGGTTTGGGGGACCCTGCCTATGGGCTTGATGCTTGTGGTCAACGGAAATTCCCACAGGTTATCATGGCCAGTAGTAGCTATTTTGACCCTCTTAGTTCTACTTTTTGCTTATGTGACTTACCGTTTTCTTTATAATTTTTATTACAAACGCGCCCAAGGCAAGGATAACTTCGACCGCTTGGGATGGAAGGACGTAGGAATCGTTTTCCTCTATTATATTGGGGTTCGCGTGGCGGTGGTAGTCTTGACCATGGCCAACCAAGCTGTGTATGAGACAGGGGTATCGGCCAATGACCAGATGCTCTTCTCCGGTAATCCTGATTTGGTCTCGCCTATTTCCAATATTGCCTTCTTCATTATGATGGGCTTTGCGGTGCCTTTTTTAGAAGAGTTGGTCTTCCGGGGCATCTTCCAGCACCTCTTCTTCAAGGCTGAGAGCTTCTGGTGGCCCCTGGTCTTGAGTTCAGTGATTTTTGGTCTCAACCACTTGTCCAGTAACATTGTTGAGGCGGTGATGTACATCATCATCGGGGTGGCCCTCTACCTGGTCTACCGCCGGCGGAACAACATCAAAGACGCCATCCTACTCCATATGATGAACAACGGCTTCGCTGCCATCATCCTCTTAGGCTCCTACCTCTTCCACATACTCGGCTAA
- a CDS encoding PH domain-containing protein encodes MSEINEVTSWIFDEEVPVPDDVQKMLVPGEEAFRAFKTIRDVAIFTNKRLIVRDSQGLTGKKIEIYSLPYRSINMWSTENAGRLDFTSEIELWTRAGHIKISLGRKVDVREFDDLLARVCL; translated from the coding sequence ATGTCCGAAATTAATGAAGTCACGTCCTGGATCTTTGACGAAGAAGTGCCTGTTCCAGATGACGTTCAAAAGATGTTAGTGCCAGGTGAAGAAGCCTTCCGCGCCTTTAAAACCATCCGTGATGTGGCTATCTTTACCAACAAGCGCTTGATTGTCCGCGATAGCCAGGGCCTAACCGGCAAGAAGATTGAAATCTACAGCCTCCCCTACCGGTCCATCAACATGTGGTCTACGGAAAATGCGGGCCGGCTCGACTTCACTTCTGAAATCGAACTCTGGACCCGGGCAGGCCATATCAAGATCAGCCTCGGCCGCAAGGTAGACGTCCGCGAATTCGACGACCTCCTCGCCCGCGTTTGTCTCTAA
- a CDS encoding HAD family hydrolase: MLKNFIFDIDDTLYDQMDPFRRALTEVFPDLDQDRAPIWYKKSRYISDTEFPGLAFDPEGIKQMQIKRIQSPLADDGIDISSEQGWAFQEAYQRYQKDLDLQDDMRQVLDLVKEADQAMGVITNGETAKQWAKVATMGLTDWIPEAYILVSEEVGVAKPEREIFDLICQRMGIRPEDSVYFGDNFKHDMVAAKEAGFYTVWLNHRDREFEGVDDYVDQVCMNFPEVLTWVQKNLK; encoded by the coding sequence ATGCTGAAGAATTTTATTTTTGATATTGATGACACCCTCTACGACCAGATGGATCCCTTCCGCCGGGCTTTGACAGAGGTCTTTCCCGACTTGGACCAGGATCGGGCGCCGATCTGGTATAAGAAGAGCCGCTATATTTCGGATACAGAATTCCCAGGTCTTGCCTTCGACCCCGAGGGCATCAAGCAGATGCAGATCAAGCGCATCCAGTCCCCCCTGGCTGATGATGGGATTGACATTTCCAGTGAACAAGGCTGGGCCTTCCAAGAAGCCTACCAGCGCTACCAAAAGGACCTGGACCTCCAAGACGATATGCGCCAAGTCCTCGACCTAGTCAAGGAAGCGGACCAGGCCATGGGTGTCATTACCAATGGCGAAACCGCTAAGCAATGGGCCAAGGTAGCGACCATGGGCTTGACGGACTGGATTCCAGAAGCCTATATCCTGGTTTCAGAAGAGGTAGGGGTGGCCAAACCCGAGCGCGAAATTTTTGACCTGATCTGCCAGCGGATGGGTATCCGACCTGAAGATAGTGTCTACTTCGGCGATAACTTCAAGCACGATATGGTGGCGGCCAAGGAAGCTGGTTTCTACACGGTTTGGCTCAACCACCGGGACCGCGAATTTGAAGGGGTTGACGACTATGTGGACCAGGTCTGCATGAACTTCCCTGAGGTCCTCACTTGGGTCCAAAAAAATCTCAAATAA